The sequence CACCGGCAAAAACAAGCAGCGTCGATAGGCTCATCGCATTCCCTCCGGTCAGGCAGGCCAGACGGTGTCTGGAAGAGGAGGCAGAAATAGCATTCCGGTGCGGCTTTTCCAAATGCCGGATTTATGTTCAGCCAAGCTCGGCGCGAAAACGCCCGAAGATTGCCTTGCCTTCCGGCCAGTCACCCAATCCGGATGCCGCATTGATATGCCCGCGTGGCCCGACATCGACGAAGGCGCTGCCCCAGCTTTCGGCGCTGCGACACGCATGGTCGAAGGGGCCGAACGGATCGTCGGTGCTGGCGACTAGCAGGGACGGAAAGGGCAGCCGCTGCCGTGGCGGATTGGCAAAGCTGCCGGCCTCGGCAAGATAGATTTCGCCCGTAGGGTCGGGCGCGGCCACCAGGAACGCGCCAAGGATCGCCGTCTTCTTCACAGGAGCCCAATGGGCGATCAGCTGGCAGGCAAGGCTGTGCGCAATCAGGATCGGCGGCGTTTTGGAGCGCGAGATTTCCCGTTCGAGCGCGGCAATCCAATCCGAAAGGATCGGTCTGTCCCAGCTCGATGGCTGGAAGCGTCGCATAGCCGGATCGTCCCGTTCCCACAATGTCTGCCAGTGACTTTCACCCGAGCCGCCAAGCCCCGGCAGCGTGATGATATCGCTCATCTCTATCCTTTCTCCATAGTTTCTCATGGAGAAAAACTCGCATGCCGGGATGCCGATTGACATTACAATCCATCGGGTAAAACTTATCCAAGCCGATGAATTGAAGGTGAGCAATGGATACAATCGAAAGAGGCCTGGATCCGACCGATCTATCGATCATCGAAATCCTGCAGCAGGATGGGCGAATCTCGGTATCGGAGCTCGGCCGTCGTGTCGGCCTGTCGCAGCCGGCGGCATCGGAGCGGCTGAAGCGCCTGGAGGAGCGTGGTGTGATTGCCGGCTACCGTGCGATGGTCGATCCCGCCGCCGTCGGGCTCGGCATGATGGCGGTCATCCGTCTCAGAACCACGCATGAGCATATCCGGCCTTATCTGAAGCAATTTTCCGAAATGCCCGAAATTATCGAGGTCCTGAGGCTGACGGGCGAGGATTGCTTCCTGCTCAAGGTTCTCGTGCCGACACCATCAGACCTTGAAACCATCGTCGATTCCATTGCCCGCCATGGCGCAGTGACAACGTCGCTGGTGCTGCGAAACGAACCCATAAAGGTGATCGGCCGCGATCTCATTCGCAAGGCGGCCGCCCGCTGAAAGAAATGTCTCGCCTCAGAACGGCAGCTTGAAGCCGGGCGGGATCGGCAAACCGGCGGTCAATTCGCGCGTCTTTTCGGCTGATATCGCCTCGGCTTTTTCCTGGGCATCCTTGTTGGCAGCGACGATCAGGTCTTCGAGAATCTCGACATCGTCTTCCTTGAAGAGCGAGGGGTCGATCTTGAGGCCTAGCATCAGGCCCTTGCCGTTGACGGTAACGGTGACGAGGCCACCGCCGGCCTTGCCTTCGACGCGAATGTCGGCGATCTCCGACTGCATCTTCTCCATCTTCGCCTGCATTTCCTTCACTTTGCCCATCATGCCCATGATGTCGCGCATCGCCTTTGATCCTTCTTCTGCAAGTCTCTGTTTGAGCGACAGGATATGTCGTCATGGTCGTCAACCGCTTCAAGCCGAAGCGGTTCCGCCTGCACTCATCCTAGCCTTAGAATTCGATGTCGTCGCCGGGTAGAATATCGCCATCGACGGATTCGGCGATTGCCGGCGGAGCAGCGGCTTCATCCTCTTCGTCCGTCTCGGGAGCCCGCACCCGCACGTCGATAATCTTCGCGCCCGGAAATTGTGCCAGGATCGCCGCGACATCGGGGTCTTGCCGCGCATCGGCGACCCGCTGCTTCTGGGCGTTCGCCTCGGCCTCGACAAGCGTCGGCTGGCCTTCCTCGCGGCTGAGGCTGACGATCCAGTGGATGCCGGTCCATTCCTTCAGCTTGACGGCAAGCTCGTTCAGCAGTGTGCCCGGCGCGCCCGGCGTTAAGCTGACATCAAGCCTTCCTGGCTCCAGCTTGACCGGGCGCACGAAGGTGCGCACCAACGCCTTCAGCTTAGGATCGCGCTTCTGGCTGGCAAGTTCGGCAATGTCGGCCATCGAATTGACAGGCACCAGCGGCTTCGGCGCTTCGGCGGGCTTCTGCTCGATGCGTCCGATAGGTTGCGAATCCGGCTGTGTATTCGGCACGGCGCGCAGCATGGCGACCGGTGCGGAAGGCGCGGGGCGTGGCGCCGGCGTTTCGACGGCACGGGCCACGGTGTTGCCCTGATAGGACACAGCGCCGCCACCATTGCCGCCGCTTGAAGAGGGCGACGGACGAGCGCCGCCATTCCCGTCAGAAAATTCGGCAAGCCTGCGCGCGGCATCTTCCGGTGCCGGTAGATGCGCGGCATGCGCGAGCCGGATCAGCACCATTTCGGCGGCGCCGGCGGTGCGCGAGGCGTTCTCCGTCTCGGCAATGCCCTTGAGAAGCATCTGCCAGATGCGGGAAAGTGCGGTAACCGCAACCCCTTGCGCGAATTCCGCCGCTTTCGTGCGCTCGACTTCGCTGAGCGACGGATCGTCGGCGGCATCGGGCACATATTTGAGGCGGGTCACGAGATGGGTGAAATCGGCAAGGTCGGTGAGCACGACGACAGGATTGGCGCCGGCCTCGTACTGGCTGTTGAATTCGGCAAGGGCTGCCGAAACATCGCCTTTGACGACATGGCCGAAGAGATCGACGATGCGGGCGCGGTCGGCAAGCCCGAGCATGGCGCGCACCGCGTCGGCGGCAACGAAGCCGCTGCCATGGGCGATCGCCTGATCAAGCAGCGACAGGCCGTCGCGTGCCGAGCCTTCGGCGGCGCGGGCGATCATGGCGAGTGCTTCCGGCTCGGCCTCGATGCCTTCCTTGCCGGCAATGGTGGTGAACAGCCCGACGAGATCGGAAGCGCTGATGCGGCGCAGATCGAATCGCTGACAGCGCGACAGCACCGTGATTGGAACTTTACGGATTTCCGTCGTGGCGAAGATGAACTTCACATGCTCGGGCGGCTCTTCGAGCGTCTTCAGGAGCCCGTTGAACGCCGCCGTCGACAGCATGTGCACTTCGTCGATGATATAGACCTTGTAGCGAGCCGAGACCGGGCGGTAGCGCACCTGCTCGATGATCTCCCTTATATCGTCGATACCGGTATGCGAGGCGGCGTCCATCTCGATGACGTCGACATGCCGGCCTTCCATGATCGCCTGGCAATGGTCGCCGGGCTCGCGCAGGTCGATGGTGGGCCGATCGATGTCAGCGGTCTTGTAGTTGAGGGCGCGTGCCAAGATGCGGGCGGTCGTGGTCTTGCCGACGCCGCGCACGCCGGTCAGCATATAGGCCTGGGCGATGCGGCCGGTCTCGAACGCGTTGGTCAGCGTTCGAACCATCGGCTCCTGGCCGACCATCAGATCCGTGAAGTACTTGGGTCTGTATTTGCGGGCCAGCACCCGGTAACCGGTGCCGGTCGAAGCGGCATCTTTTGCTTGTCGCTCGGTGTCGCTCATCGCCCTGCTTGTTGCCCGGAAAGCCGGGTCTTGCTTTCGGAAAGGGTGGGAGGCTGGCACGAATGACCCGTGCCGGGCTCGTTAGGGCTGCTTCCTTCCGGACCTGACCCGGTTGGCGAGTGGCTCGTCCACCACCAACCTCCCGGATGCACATATCGGCAATATCGTCATCAAAAGCAAGCCAAGGTCAAAAAAAACTGCTAAACATTTGATAAAACAATGGAGGATGCCCCTTTGAAGGAGTTTACGCTCGACGATCGTCTTGCGAATGACAGCGTTTCCGTCACCATAACTGGCCTTTGCGACGTCAGGCTGATGAAGGATCGCCGCTGGCCGTGGCTCGTGTTGATCCCGCGCCGGCCCGACAAATCGGAAGTTTTCGAGCTGACGCCCCTCGATCGGATCTTGCTGACCTTCGAAACGGATAAGGTCGCAAGCGTCCTGAAGACGGTGACGGGGGCAACAAAAATCAATGTCGGGGCACTTGGAAATATCGTCCGCCAGCTGCATGTTCATGTCATCGCGCGGTTCGAAGGTGATGCCAATTGGCCGGGTCCCGTCTGGGGCTATGGCAAGGCGGAACCCTATTCGGACGAAGACATGAACAGCCTCATAGCCAAGTTGCGGGAAACGCTTTCACAATGAGCCATTCCATCTTTTCCTCGGATGCCCCGCATCCGGAAGCCAGCAGTCTCACCGCTTTTGCGGAAAACCAGCTCAACCGGGATGCCGAGCATCGCGACGAGGAATCGATCAAGCAGGCGCTTGCCAAGGAAGGCACGCACATCCTGGCCTTCGCCCAGGACCGGCTTGTCTTGAAGCATGATGGCCAGGTGCTCGACCCTCTGTTTGCGCGCTACGAGTTGAAGGATCTCGATCCGAATTGGGATGAGGCCGTGTTGCTCGGCTACCGCAAGACCGGCGAGCCTCGGCTTGCCGTGCCCGTACGTGTCAATCCAGACGAGCTTGCCAGCCAGTACAAGCCGGCTGACATGCGCTCGCTGTGGCGCGATCTTCTGCTGGAAGGCGAAATCCTCGGCGAAGCCGCGCAGGGCATGAGCCTCCTCCGCTGGAATGGCGACAATCGCTTCTGCGGTCGGTGCGGCTCGGTCATGGAAAGCCGGATCGGCGGCTACAAGCGGGTTTGCACGGCCTGCGAACACGTGATCTTCCCGCGCACCGATCCGGTCGTCATCATGCTCGGCATCGACGAGGAAAGGAATCGCTGTCTGCTTGGCCGCAGCCATCATTTCGCGCCGGGCATGTATTCCTGTCTCGCCGGTTTCGTCGAACCGGGCGAAACCATCGAGAATGCGGTGCGCCGCGAAACGCTCGAGGAATCCGGTATTCATATCGGCCGCGTACGCTATCACGCCTCGCAGCCCTGGCCGATGCCGCATTCCCTCATGATCGGCTGCTATGCTGAAGCCAAGTCGATGGAAATCCATATGGATGAGGCCGAGCTCGAGGATTGCCGCTGGTTTACGCCGGAAGAGACGCTTGCCATGCTCGACCGCGTCTCGGCATCCGGGAATACCTCTCCGCCCAAGGGCACCATCGCCCATCGCCTGATGCGCGACTGGGTGGAATGGAAGCGCTAGGACTATCCTCCATGGCCCGCTCCGAACGCTTGTTGACGCTGTTGCAGACGCTGCGGCGCTATCGCCGTCCGGTGAGCGGCGCCGTTCTGGCGGAGGAAACCGGCGTCAGCCTGCGCACGCTCTATCGCGATATCGCCAGCCTGCAGTCGCAGGGCGCCATGATCGAGGGCGAACCGGGGATCGGCTATGTCCTGAAGCCCGGCTTCATGCTGCCGCCGATGATGTTCTCGCAGGATGAGATCGAAGCGCTGGTGCTGGGATCGCGATGGGTGGCGCGTGCAACCGACGCCCGCCTGGCGGCGGCCGGAACCGACGCTCTCGCCAAGATCGCTGCCGTTCTGCCTCCGGAGATGCGGGAGGCCATCGATCAGGCCGCCGTGGTCGTCGGCACGCGCCGCATCACCGAAGACAAGGCCGATCTTTCCCTGATGCGCAAGGCGATCCAGACGGAACGCATGGTGCAACTGACTTATGGCGACGTGAACGGCGCCATCTCGACCCGCCGCATCTGGCCCTTCGCGCTCGGCTATTTCGACAATTCCCGTATCATCATGGCCTGGTGTGAGCTGCGCCAGGATTTCCGCCATTTCCGCGCCGACCGCATCGTTGATTTCGCGGTACTCGAGGCGCGCTACCCACGCCGCCGCGTCGCCCTCGCACGAGAATGGCAGGAGCGCGAGGGCCTGGCTCACAATTAATCTCGAAGCGTAACGCTACTGCCAGAAACTGTCAGTAGGGGCGGCTATAATGGGTCCATTCAATCAGGAAGGAGGACCGATCATGGCAGGCAACGTTTCCATCATTTCGCAACATGTGCATCGCGGTGGCATCGAGGCGCTTAAAGGCAAGCATCAGTCATGGCCGGCTCGTCTCTCTGAGGTCGCGCTCGGCTATTTCAGCCGTCGCTGGAATCGCCTTGATATCGAGGAAGTGCCTGATTCCGTGAAGCGGGATCTTGGCTTTCT comes from Rhizobium tropici CIAT 899 and encodes:
- the nudC gene encoding NAD(+) diphosphatase, whose translation is MSHSIFSSDAPHPEASSLTAFAENQLNRDAEHRDEESIKQALAKEGTHILAFAQDRLVLKHDGQVLDPLFARYELKDLDPNWDEAVLLGYRKTGEPRLAVPVRVNPDELASQYKPADMRSLWRDLLLEGEILGEAAQGMSLLRWNGDNRFCGRCGSVMESRIGGYKRVCTACEHVIFPRTDPVVIMLGIDEERNRCLLGRSHHFAPGMYSCLAGFVEPGETIENAVRRETLEESGIHIGRVRYHASQPWPMPHSLMIGCYAEAKSMEIHMDEAELEDCRWFTPEETLAMLDRVSASGNTSPPKGTIAHRLMRDWVEWKR
- a CDS encoding RBBP9/YdeN family alpha/beta hydrolase; amino-acid sequence: MSDIITLPGLGGSGESHWQTLWERDDPAMRRFQPSSWDRPILSDWIAALEREISRSKTPPILIAHSLACQLIAHWAPVKKTAILGAFLVAAPDPTGEIYLAEAGSFANPPRQRLPFPSLLVASTDDPFGPFDHACRSAESWGSAFVDVGPRGHINAASGLGDWPEGKAIFGRFRAELG
- a CDS encoding helix-turn-helix transcriptional regulator — encoded protein: MARSERLLTLLQTLRRYRRPVSGAVLAEETGVSLRTLYRDIASLQSQGAMIEGEPGIGYVLKPGFMLPPMMFSQDEIEALVLGSRWVARATDARLAAAGTDALAKIAAVLPPEMREAIDQAAVVVGTRRITEDKADLSLMRKAIQTERMVQLTYGDVNGAISTRRIWPFALGYFDNSRIIMAWCELRQDFRHFRADRIVDFAVLEARYPRRRVALAREWQEREGLAHN
- a CDS encoding YbaB/EbfC family nucleoid-associated protein gives rise to the protein MRDIMGMMGKVKEMQAKMEKMQSEIADIRVEGKAGGGLVTVTVNGKGLMLGLKIDPSLFKEDDVEILEDLIVAANKDAQEKAEAISAEKTRELTAGLPIPPGFKLPF
- a CDS encoding HIT family protein, translated to MKEFTLDDRLANDSVSVTITGLCDVRLMKDRRWPWLVLIPRRPDKSEVFELTPLDRILLTFETDKVASVLKTVTGATKINVGALGNIVRQLHVHVIARFEGDANWPGPVWGYGKAEPYSDEDMNSLIAKLRETLSQ
- a CDS encoding DNA polymerase III subunit gamma/tau; its protein translation is MSDTERQAKDAASTGTGYRVLARKYRPKYFTDLMVGQEPMVRTLTNAFETGRIAQAYMLTGVRGVGKTTTARILARALNYKTADIDRPTIDLREPGDHCQAIMEGRHVDVIEMDAASHTGIDDIREIIEQVRYRPVSARYKVYIIDEVHMLSTAAFNGLLKTLEEPPEHVKFIFATTEIRKVPITVLSRCQRFDLRRISASDLVGLFTTIAGKEGIEAEPEALAMIARAAEGSARDGLSLLDQAIAHGSGFVAADAVRAMLGLADRARIVDLFGHVVKGDVSAALAEFNSQYEAGANPVVVLTDLADFTHLVTRLKYVPDAADDPSLSEVERTKAAEFAQGVAVTALSRIWQMLLKGIAETENASRTAGAAEMVLIRLAHAAHLPAPEDAARRLAEFSDGNGGARPSPSSSGGNGGGAVSYQGNTVARAVETPAPRPAPSAPVAMLRAVPNTQPDSQPIGRIEQKPAEAPKPLVPVNSMADIAELASQKRDPKLKALVRTFVRPVKLEPGRLDVSLTPGAPGTLLNELAVKLKEWTGIHWIVSLSREEGQPTLVEAEANAQKQRVADARQDPDVAAILAQFPGAKIIDVRVRAPETDEEDEAAAPPAIAESVDGDILPGDDIEF
- a CDS encoding Lrp/AsnC family transcriptional regulator, coding for MDTIERGLDPTDLSIIEILQQDGRISVSELGRRVGLSQPAASERLKRLEERGVIAGYRAMVDPAAVGLGMMAVIRLRTTHEHIRPYLKQFSEMPEIIEVLRLTGEDCFLLKVLVPTPSDLETIVDSIARHGAVTTSLVLRNEPIKVIGRDLIRKAAAR